A region from the Lentisphaera profundi genome encodes:
- a CDS encoding pseudouridine synthase has protein sequence MRIAKYIAACGVCSRRKAEELVNEGLITINNHKVSDLSTKVDVDKDEVRYRRKPLVLEKKFYYLLNKPIGYVCTNDDPFAEKKTIDLIPDKGRLYTVGRLDKPSEGLIVLTNDGDLAKIMTHPSYELEKKYRVTVKGHVSQRKLDYIVSDGISIEGVNYRVLDARIKKQVPGGFMINFTLNEGKNREIRKICQFLDLQVKRLRRYEIAGITIGKLPPGAWRPMTQAEVRFLKKLDK, from the coding sequence ATGAGAATAGCAAAATATATCGCAGCCTGTGGCGTTTGTTCACGACGTAAGGCTGAAGAACTAGTGAACGAAGGTTTGATCACTATTAATAATCATAAGGTAAGTGATTTATCGACAAAAGTAGATGTAGATAAAGATGAAGTTCGCTACCGTAGAAAACCTTTGGTTTTAGAAAAAAAATTCTATTACCTTTTAAATAAACCCATTGGCTATGTTTGTACGAATGATGACCCTTTTGCAGAAAAAAAGACAATTGACTTAATCCCTGATAAAGGTCGCCTTTATACAGTTGGCCGCTTAGATAAACCCTCAGAAGGACTCATTGTCCTAACTAATGATGGTGACCTAGCAAAAATTATGACGCATCCCTCTTACGAACTAGAGAAGAAGTATCGCGTTACCGTAAAAGGTCACGTCAGCCAAAGAAAACTCGATTATATCGTGAGTGATGGCATCTCTATTGAAGGGGTTAATTACCGCGTACTTGATGCTAGAATCAAGAAACAAGTCCCTGGTGGCTTCATGATTAACTTCACCCTCAACGAAGGTAAGAATCGCGAAATTCGCAAAATCTGCCAATTTCTTGATTTGCAAGTTAAGCGCTTACGTCGTTATGAGATTGCAGGCATCACCATCGGTAAACTTCCTCCAGGTGCATGGCGTCCAATGACCCAAGCTGAAGTTCGCTTCCTCAAGAAATTAGATAAATAG
- the sbcD gene encoding exonuclease subunit SbcD, with protein sequence MRIIHTSDWHLGQNFMNKSREPEHRAFLVWLLKQLIEHKVDALVVAGDIFDTGTPPSYARKIYFDFLKSAAKEWGGQVVIVGGNHDSVSTLNESGGVLEVVNTFVIGGAADDPIDEVCALNKLSGEPGAIIAAVPYLRDRDVRISEAGQSADEKSAALRKGISDHYAEVYEASKIKASEIGGDLPLIATGHLTTSGSELSEGVRELYIGTLQGYDSASFPEDFDYIALGHLHKKQVMGPREQIRYCGSPIPLSFMEAKYERSVNLVDLKAGEKPVVEELVVPIHQKLLSLSGKLNEIIEQIQKLPSEDEAYWLEIQIELDGTEGNVISQINDLTLEMKHEVLRVKRQHKNKELRLKRLNAERLHEMTVEEVFEKRLGIAELDEDQNGILRHLFKQAKNLVEQKS encoded by the coding sequence ATGAGGATTATACATACATCGGATTGGCATTTGGGTCAGAACTTCATGAATAAGAGCCGAGAGCCCGAACACCGCGCCTTTCTTGTGTGGTTACTGAAGCAATTGATTGAACATAAAGTCGATGCTCTCGTAGTCGCTGGTGATATCTTTGATACAGGCACGCCTCCAAGTTACGCCCGAAAAATATATTTTGATTTCTTAAAAAGTGCAGCGAAAGAGTGGGGTGGTCAGGTGGTGATTGTCGGTGGCAACCACGATTCAGTGAGCACACTTAATGAATCAGGTGGAGTCTTGGAAGTTGTCAATACTTTTGTCATTGGTGGTGCGGCAGATGACCCAATAGATGAGGTATGTGCTTTGAATAAACTTTCAGGTGAGCCCGGAGCCATTATTGCCGCAGTTCCTTATTTACGGGACCGTGACGTCCGAATATCGGAAGCTGGGCAGAGTGCTGATGAGAAGTCAGCGGCACTCCGCAAGGGAATTAGCGATCATTATGCGGAAGTTTATGAAGCTAGCAAAATAAAAGCATCTGAAATAGGTGGTGATTTACCTTTGATTGCAACGGGTCATTTAACCACCTCGGGCAGTGAACTCAGCGAGGGCGTACGCGAGCTTTATATTGGGACATTACAGGGCTATGATTCAGCCTCCTTCCCCGAAGACTTTGATTATATTGCTCTGGGGCACTTACATAAAAAACAGGTAATGGGTCCACGTGAACAAATTCGTTATTGTGGTTCACCCATACCACTATCGTTCATGGAAGCCAAATATGAGCGCTCAGTTAATTTAGTCGATTTAAAAGCAGGTGAAAAACCTGTCGTTGAAGAATTAGTGGTGCCGATTCATCAAAAGCTTTTGAGCCTAAGTGGCAAATTAAATGAAATTATCGAGCAGATTCAAAAACTTCCAAGTGAAGACGAAGCTTACTGGCTCGAAATTCAAATTGAGCTCGATGGTACAGAAGGCAATGTCATAAGCCAAATTAATGATTTAACACTTGAGATGAAACACGAGGTTTTGCGAGTCAAGCGTCAGCATAAAAACAAAGAGCTTCGTTTAAAGCGACTCAATGCCGAGAGGTTACATGAAATGACTGTGGAAGAAGTCTTTGAGAAACGCCTAGGCATAGCGGAATTGGATGAAGATCAGAATGGAATCCTTAGGCATTTATTTAAACAAGCCAAAAACTTGGTGGAGCAGAAATCGTGA
- a CDS encoding DMT family transporter: MKYILMLCIGLIWGSQFLLNDYILKHFSPLGLAALRMFFGFITLSIMILLIPKERKKKIKLDKKLLILFIALGATDAAIPFYLIGYGQQQLDSAVVAIILGIIPVFTALLQNLVGKGQKAGRWQYIGMAVAFVGLFILINPSASSFSGSLKGYAAILGAAFCFAWAFMFMDRIPNSISALHASRFILMLYSIPFLIYWLYAEGFNLPTDSKAWAYLFILGVFASGIVYLFYIQSVRIAGPTFTSFSNYLVPLVGTFLGVFFLGESFTINIALALIMTILGLIICNRKS, from the coding sequence ATGAAATACATTTTAATGCTCTGCATTGGCCTCATCTGGGGATCACAATTCCTACTAAATGATTATATTCTAAAACATTTTTCTCCCTTAGGTTTAGCGGCTCTGCGCATGTTTTTCGGATTCATTACCTTGAGCATTATGATTTTGCTTATCCCTAAGGAACGCAAAAAAAAGATAAAACTCGACAAAAAACTACTGATTCTCTTTATTGCCCTGGGTGCAACGGATGCCGCAATCCCCTTTTATTTAATTGGCTATGGCCAGCAACAATTAGACTCCGCCGTGGTGGCGATCATCTTGGGAATCATCCCCGTTTTCACTGCCTTATTACAAAACCTAGTCGGCAAAGGACAAAAAGCAGGACGGTGGCAATATATCGGTATGGCCGTTGCCTTTGTGGGTTTATTTATCCTGATTAACCCTAGCGCGAGCAGCTTTTCGGGTTCATTGAAAGGTTACGCAGCTATTTTAGGAGCGGCTTTTTGCTTTGCCTGGGCATTCATGTTCATGGATAGGATCCCTAATAGTATTTCGGCCTTGCATGCCTCACGTTTTATTTTAATGCTTTACTCAATTCCTTTTCTTATTTACTGGCTCTACGCGGAGGGTTTTAATTTACCCACTGATAGCAAGGCCTGGGCTTATCTATTTATACTTGGCGTCTTTGCCTCTGGAATTGTTTACCTCTTCTATATTCAGTCGGTACGCATTGCAGGGCCAACTTTCACTTCTTTTAGCAATTACCTCGTGCCTTTGGTGGGCACATTCTTGGGTGTATTCTTTTTAGGAGAGTCATTTACCATCAATATTGCTTTAGCCTTAATAATGACAATCTTAGGTTTAATCATCTGTAATCGTAAATCTTAG
- the hisC gene encoding histidinol-phosphate transaminase, whose product MSYFRSDIEAMKGYTPGEQPKGRVLVKLNTNENPFPPSPKVIDAIRNYPFEELRKYPAPYSDSVREAASKVYNIPADQIIAGNGSDDILTILFRSFVAEGNSVGWLNPSYSLYPVLANIQGGEHLTIDLKEDFSLPENLAEKAKGSKLFFITRPNAPTGNAFEKERLRQFVADYDGVVVIDEAYADFCTDNCFDMIDEFPNLIITRTLSKSYSLAGIRAGLAFSNKNLIQGMHKVRDSYNVNGLSQAAATAALLDQEYFLANTAIIIKTRESVEKTLKNLGFDVKPSEANFLFCIPPMDAEKYTHAVKEGGFLIRYFKTTGIDNYVRISIGSENEMDEFLSLTATILKDNK is encoded by the coding sequence GTGAGCTACTTTCGCTCAGATATTGAAGCAATGAAAGGTTATACTCCTGGGGAACAACCCAAGGGTCGTGTCTTAGTGAAATTAAATACCAATGAAAACCCATTTCCGCCTTCTCCAAAAGTTATTGATGCAATCCGGAATTATCCCTTCGAAGAATTGCGTAAATATCCAGCACCTTACTCTGATTCAGTACGTGAAGCAGCATCCAAGGTCTACAATATTCCTGCAGATCAAATTATTGCAGGCAATGGCTCAGATGATATCCTCACAATTCTTTTTCGCTCTTTTGTGGCAGAAGGCAACTCAGTTGGCTGGCTCAATCCTTCTTATTCTCTTTACCCTGTATTAGCGAATATTCAGGGCGGTGAACATTTGACTATTGATCTCAAGGAAGATTTTAGCTTGCCCGAAAACTTGGCAGAAAAAGCTAAAGGATCAAAACTTTTTTTCATTACCCGTCCTAATGCACCCACGGGTAATGCCTTCGAAAAAGAGCGCTTGAGACAATTTGTGGCGGATTATGATGGCGTTGTTGTTATTGACGAAGCCTATGCAGATTTCTGTACAGACAACTGTTTTGATATGATTGACGAGTTTCCGAATCTGATCATTACACGTACCCTTTCAAAGAGCTATTCCTTAGCAGGTATTCGTGCGGGATTGGCCTTCTCCAACAAAAACTTGATTCAGGGCATGCACAAAGTGCGTGATTCCTATAATGTTAATGGCCTCAGTCAAGCAGCTGCGACTGCGGCCTTACTTGATCAAGAATACTTTCTGGCAAATACTGCCATCATCATTAAAACGCGAGAAAGCGTTGAAAAGACTCTAAAAAATCTCGGTTTTGATGTGAAGCCATCTGAAGCAAATTTTCTTTTCTGTATTCCCCCAATGGATGCAGAAAAATATACCCATGCAGTGAAAGAGGGCGGTTTTTTGATTCGCTATTTCAAAACTACAGGGATTGATAATTACGTTCGCATTTCTATTGGAAGCGAAAATGAAATGGATGAGTTCTTGTCACTAACAGCAACTATCCTTAAGGACAATAAATGA
- a CDS encoding anthranilate synthase component II: MLVMIDNYDSFTWNLVQYFGELGHLPKVIRNDKITIEELEELKPQALIISPGPCSPKEAGISCAAIKHFAAKGVPVFGVCLGMQSIVDVYGGTVGRAPMLMHGKTSPIEHSGQSVFVDLPSPYDATRYHSLCALGDLPDCLEVTARSDDGVVQGIMHKELPVHGVQFHPESILTEHGHDLLNNFLKIAGIAK, translated from the coding sequence ATGTTAGTAATGATCGACAACTATGATTCCTTCACTTGGAACTTAGTTCAATATTTCGGTGAATTAGGCCATCTTCCAAAAGTCATTCGCAATGATAAAATTACGATTGAGGAATTAGAAGAACTGAAGCCCCAGGCTTTAATTATTTCACCTGGCCCTTGCTCTCCTAAAGAAGCAGGGATTTCTTGTGCGGCAATTAAACACTTTGCGGCCAAGGGTGTTCCTGTATTTGGTGTATGCCTCGGCATGCAGTCGATTGTTGATGTCTATGGTGGGACTGTGGGACGAGCGCCCATGTTGATGCATGGAAAAACTTCTCCCATTGAACACAGTGGCCAATCCGTTTTTGTCGACTTACCTAGCCCTTATGATGCTACGCGTTACCACTCACTCTGTGCTCTTGGCGATCTTCCGGATTGTTTAGAAGTCACTGCGAGAAGTGATGATGGCGTCGTGCAGGGCATAATGCACAAAGAATTACCTGTGCATGGTGTGCAATTTCACCCTGAGTCAATTTTGACTGAGCATGGTCATGATCTCTTAAATAACTTTTTGAAAATTGCGGGGATCGCTAAGTGA
- a CDS encoding AI-2E family transporter, producing MTNEHEPLNKKSMMDLLIRMTLILYLCSLCIKVFAPFALIMLWALIIAIVLYPLQQKLAIRMGGKQGRSATLVVMISCLLIGLPVISLGASLVDHVQNIYSTYEAGNLDIKPPSENVKEWPVLGPQIHKVWSEASNDFTDFLIEYKEPIKSFSKKAMAKGGSAIASVAMFLGAIVIAGFMMTWGESGSQAMKRISNRIVGSGRGEKLNSLSVMTVRSVTTGVIGVAFIQALIIGIGLLMAHVPMAGIIALLVMFLGILQVPAALVIIPVLAYMWMGTENSVLFNGFFTLYFIIGGLSDNVLKPILLGRGVDAPMPVILIGALGGMVASGLIGLFLGATLLAVAYRIFMDWVDHPEEITTTN from the coding sequence ATGACGAATGAACATGAGCCCTTAAATAAAAAATCAATGATGGATCTCTTGATCCGTATGACTTTAATTCTTTATCTATGCTCTCTTTGTATAAAAGTATTTGCTCCCTTTGCCTTAATTATGCTCTGGGCGCTTATCATTGCTATTGTTCTTTATCCTCTACAGCAAAAATTGGCTATTCGTATGGGTGGCAAGCAAGGACGTTCGGCTACATTAGTTGTTATGATTTCTTGCTTACTTATAGGTCTACCTGTAATTTCTTTGGGAGCTTCATTAGTCGATCATGTACAAAATATCTATAGTACTTATGAGGCAGGAAATTTAGATATTAAACCTCCGAGTGAAAACGTAAAAGAATGGCCGGTACTAGGACCCCAAATCCATAAAGTCTGGAGCGAAGCCTCTAATGATTTCACAGATTTTTTGATTGAGTATAAAGAACCGATAAAATCCTTCTCCAAAAAAGCTATGGCGAAAGGTGGCAGTGCTATTGCTTCGGTTGCCATGTTCTTAGGTGCCATTGTTATTGCGGGCTTTATGATGACTTGGGGAGAATCAGGTAGTCAGGCGATGAAGCGGATATCGAATCGCATTGTGGGTTCAGGGCGCGGCGAAAAGTTAAATTCACTATCGGTCATGACCGTACGCTCTGTAACAACGGGAGTAATTGGTGTTGCCTTTATTCAAGCACTTATTATAGGTATTGGCCTACTTATGGCACATGTCCCTATGGCGGGTATCATTGCCTTGCTCGTTATGTTCCTCGGGATTTTACAAGTACCTGCAGCCCTTGTCATCATTCCCGTCTTAGCTTATATGTGGATGGGAACAGAAAACTCAGTATTATTTAATGGCTTCTTTACGCTTTACTTCATTATTGGTGGACTCTCAGATAATGTCCTGAAACCCATTTTACTCGGCAGGGGTGTTGATGCACCTATGCCTGTCATCCTTATTGGAGCCTTGGGAGGCATGGTGGCAAGCGGTCTTATAGGTCTTTTCTTAGGTGCGACCCTACTCGCAGTGGCCTACCGTATTTTCATGGATTGGGTTGATCACCCAGAAGAAATTACTACGACAAACTAG
- a CDS encoding glycine--tRNA ligase, with product MSSKATLEKITNLCKRRGLIFQSSELYGGFNGFWDFGPYGTAMRRAVESTWWDYMVEQRDNVVGQDSTIICHPQVWKASGHVDQFADIMVDNKISKKRYRIDNLLEQQNEQVLAKVAELMGSEADIGKLEAAFETKLQDSENIDTVLIDAQVIDPATGKVGDWTPPRQFNLMMQTHVGPVISEENKAYLRAETCQPIFINFQTICNSTRQKLPFGIAQTGKAFRNEINPRNFIFRSREFNQMELEFFCHADDSMEWYNFWRDQRLAFYSDVLKFKDGSMRTHDHDKLAHYAKAAMDIEFEFPFGWGELEGIHHRGTWDLSQHAEFSGQKQEYFDQARNEKYVPTVVETSVGLDRLMLALLCEAYDEDEAITAKDGKEVEGRVVMRFPAIIAPVQVAILPLSKKLSEGAREIHAKLKPFFRTEYDEAQGIGKRYRRQDEIGTPFCLTYDFESSEDNCVTVRERDSMSQERVAVDQLANYLMDKIRG from the coding sequence ATGTCTTCTAAAGCTACTTTGGAAAAGATTACAAATTTATGTAAACGCCGTGGTTTAATTTTTCAGAGTTCAGAACTCTATGGTGGCTTTAATGGCTTCTGGGATTTCGGACCCTACGGTACAGCAATGCGTCGTGCGGTTGAATCCACTTGGTGGGATTACATGGTGGAACAACGTGACAATGTTGTCGGACAGGATTCCACTATTATTTGCCATCCACAAGTATGGAAAGCCTCTGGTCACGTAGACCAATTTGCCGACATCATGGTTGATAATAAAATCAGTAAGAAACGCTATAGAATTGATAATTTACTCGAGCAACAAAACGAACAAGTTTTAGCTAAAGTTGCTGAACTCATGGGCTCTGAAGCTGATATTGGTAAACTCGAAGCCGCTTTTGAAACCAAACTTCAAGATAGCGAAAATATCGATACCGTGCTCATTGATGCTCAAGTCATTGATCCTGCTACAGGTAAAGTAGGGGACTGGACGCCACCTCGTCAGTTCAACCTCATGATGCAAACTCATGTAGGACCCGTTATAAGCGAAGAAAATAAAGCTTATTTACGTGCAGAAACTTGTCAGCCAATTTTTATAAATTTTCAGACTATCTGTAACTCAACTCGTCAAAAACTTCCCTTTGGTATTGCTCAAACGGGTAAAGCTTTTCGTAACGAGATCAATCCTCGTAACTTCATTTTCCGTTCACGCGAATTCAATCAAATGGAATTAGAGTTTTTCTGTCACGCCGATGATTCAATGGAATGGTACAATTTCTGGCGTGATCAACGTCTTGCTTTTTATTCTGATGTACTCAAATTCAAAGACGGTAGCATGAGAACTCATGATCACGATAAACTTGCGCATTACGCAAAAGCCGCAATGGATATCGAATTCGAATTCCCATTTGGTTGGGGAGAGCTCGAGGGTATTCACCACCGTGGTACTTGGGACTTAAGTCAGCATGCTGAATTCTCCGGTCAAAAACAAGAATACTTTGATCAAGCACGCAATGAAAAATACGTTCCTACCGTAGTGGAAACTTCTGTAGGTCTTGATCGCTTGATGTTAGCACTACTGTGTGAAGCCTATGACGAAGATGAAGCTATAACAGCAAAAGATGGCAAAGAAGTAGAAGGACGTGTAGTTATGCGCTTTCCTGCAATTATTGCTCCTGTACAAGTGGCAATTTTACCTCTCTCCAAAAAACTTTCTGAGGGTGCTCGTGAAATTCATGCTAAACTCAAACCTTTCTTTCGTACTGAGTATGATGAAGCACAAGGTATTGGTAAACGCTACCGTCGCCAAGACGAGATTGGTACACCTTTCTGTTTGACCTATGATTTTGAATCAAGCGAAGATAATTGTGTCACTGTACGTGAACGAGATAGCATGAGTCAAGAACGCGTTGCTGTTGATCAGCTCGCCAACTACCTCATGGATAAAATTAGAGGCTAA